The Fusarium falciforme chromosome 4, complete sequence genomic interval TAGGCTTCCTTTGCGCCCAAGTCGGCAGTGACACCTGTGCCATCCTTGATGTAGACTTCGTGCTTCTGCTTGGATGTTTTGACGGGGTTAGCGCTCTTGAAAATCTCGTCGATTTCTTCGAGAGACCGGCCCTTTGTCTCGACGATAGCAAAGTACATCAATACCCACTCTACAAAATGCAGAATGAGGAAAATGGTGTATGTCTTCCAGCCGATTTTCTGAAGGGCGATCGGTGTGGCATAAGTGTTGATGAAGCCCGAAACACCACTGAAGAAACCGGAGGCGGCCATACCCTTGGCTCGAATGTCATTGCGTAACACTTCGCTTGGGTACAAAGACTGCAGCGGTGTCCAGCAGAAAGACCAGAAGATGCCATACAGAAAAATCATGGCAATAAAGGCGTAACCGGTTGAGGTGTCAACATGACCGTGAGATTTGGCTGCGATGACGTTGATGGGAATATAGACGAGACCTGTCAGGAATGTGCCTGGGAATGTCAGCCATGATCGCATGTGAGATGGATCTTCACTCACCCCAAAGAAACAGACGTCTGCGCCCAAACTTCTCAACGCTGAATGAGCCTGCCATGCCGCTGAAGAATCCGAAAATGACATTGACGCCgttgagaagaagctgctgaGAAGAGCTGGTGATGCCAACGTTCTCTAGAATGACGGGCATGTAGTAGGTGATTACCGAACCACCGATAAACTGGGAGAAAATCGCGACTAGGAAGAGCAAGTACATGCGGCGCAAGTTCTCCTTGTTGTCCAAGAGCATGCGATAATCCCACCACTTTTGGCTGGCATCGATTTCTGCTTGGTATTCGATGGATGCACGcatctcctcgagctccagTTTCACGACAGCTGATTCGGGATTGCTGTCTCCGTGATACTTGATGAGCACAGCTCGGGCCTGCTCTTCTTTACCGTGACCCATGAGCCACCGGGGACTTTCTGGGATGAACCATACTCCGCACAGGATGATAGCCGCGGGGACGACCTGAATCATGATGGGGATCCTCCATGACCAATTCGATGTTAGTCGACCCGTTCCATAGGCAGTCCATGTCGAGGCTGGCAAGATGTCAGTTCAATCTTAGCAAACTTTGCAATAAACACTTACCAAGGGATCCAATATACCAGCCGCATACATTGTATAGACCAGTCAAGGTTCCGCGCCAAGAAGGGTAGGACATCTCAACTAGATAGATGGGAGCTGCAGTTACTGCGATGGTGGAGCCAAAACCGAGGAATAATCTCCCCGCCATAAATGCTCCAACATTCTGGGCCGCTGCCTGGATGACGACACCAATGATGACAAAGATTGACCCGGCGACCATGCCGTATCGCCGACCGAAGAAATCAGAAGCAGGAGCCGCAACGAGGCAACCAAGGATGTTTCCGACGCTATAAAGCGCAAAGACAGCTCCAATGGAAGCACCTTGCATTTCAGTGCCAAAAAATTCATGGAAAGAATGCATAGCATTAACGGACGACATGATGGTTCCATCAAAGCCGTTGCCACAATTATCTATGGACGATCAATATGTGTAGGGTATGTTGTTGTGGGCTTGCTTACTTAGTGTGACAAGAGCAATGATTGCATAGAGTTTGCAGACCGACGATGCTCGCGGTGAGAGGTtgtccttggcgatggcatcgCTATAGGCAACATTTTGGACTTTTGCTGTCTTCGATGCCGCCACATCAGCAGCTGCCGGGTCAGGAACTCTGTCCACGGTCTGGACTCtgtcatcttccttctccatTGTGATGTCGAAGCCGCTGAATTTGAATACAGTGAAGATGGTTGATTACTATTCAAAATGGCATTATGCTGGGGATCACAGCAACTTAAGTATGCGTGGCCGTCAGATGCCATCCGCAAGCGTTGCTTTACCTGTGCCTTTTGCGATCCAGGATGAACTTTGGCTCGGGATGACCATGCCGAATTGAATGTGGAGGTACCAGCCAATCCCCGGATTTCCCCTCTTCTCCAGGTTCGAGCTAGTGACAAAGCACAGAGCCGAGAAGCCGGTCTTCAGCCTTGGCGCAGTCGAGGCAACCGTTAGCGCCACGCCATCCACTAAAACTATCCTCAGGGGGTCACTGCACGGAAGACCAGAAGCGAGCGCCATCCCGTGCCTAAATAGGAAATACGGAGGCCGATGCGTATTTGGAAAGGCGTATATTTTCCCGATACTATGGCGAATGAATGTCCTGGTCTCCATGCTTTACTGAAGCTGATATCCCTCAAACGACGCGAACCTCGTACGCATCTCACGTCAGGCCACACAGCAACGAAGTTGTTTGGATGTGAACACATGAACACGCTGCGCAAAATATCCTCATACCATGTCTGCACCTCAGGTTGCGCCAGTGAGCGTCCAAATTGACCTATCGCACTCCGAGCCCGCCGCCCAAGTGGcatctcttcctccgccACCACAACTGCTCCTCTTTGGAGACTCTATCACACAAGGCGCCTCCTCATTACAGAGTGAGCTGACGAGACGGTATGTGCGCCGGCTTGATGTGCTGAATCGCGGTTTTGGCGGGTACAACACCAACTCGGCTTTGACTCTCCTACCGTCGTTCTTCCCAGCAGTGGCCCCCTCGAGAACTGTTCCTCGTGTCGCTGCTATGACGGTACATTTTGGTGCCAACGACTCCTGCAGCCCCGGTGAGCCTCAGCACTGCGACCTCGGCACGTTCAAAGCAAATATCAGACGCGTCTTGAACTGGGAGGGTGTTAGGCTCCACAGGACTAGAGTCCTCCTTGTAACGCCCTCTCCCGTGGAAGAGTATCGGCTGCCACATGACGGGAAGGGCAGGGCAGAGAGAGTGGCGATGTATGCGCAAGCAATTAGGGACATTGGCAAGAAAGAAAGTGTACCTGTCGTTGACCTGTGGACTGCAATGATACGTACCACTGGTTGGAAAGATGGCGGTGTCGATGCCGTATTGCCTGGATCTTCAAATACATCCCCCAGCATGGACCTTGGGAGACTTTTCTACGATGGTCTTCACTTGACCCAGGATGGCTATGACATCTACACGCAGGAACTTCTACGCGTTTTGGAAGCGGAAGTTCCAGAATGTCAAATACACGGGACTGACGAGTGGTATCCTGAATGGATTAGGTTTCATCCACCTGCAGGAACCAGGGCAGAGGCGAGTGACTGTTGACTTGCTTGAAAGAGGCTGGGAGATAGAATGTCCTGTACCATGCAATTCTTCATTGTATACCCCACAGAGAGTCCTAGGAAacaaagatatatatagaagaTATTTGTGCTTATCAGAATAGATACATCGCATCTGCTATTATGGGCCCAAGTCCACAGGCAGTGCTAGATTCTGCTTTATTCATCGCTGCTAGGGAAGtcgatgaggatggcaacAACGTCGATGCTACAAAGAATGTAATCACCCAGAGAACAGGCTAGTTTGGATGGCGTGAGGAGGGTCTGCGACGGCCAGCGGATGAGACAGCCCTGGTGCTCATAGCCTGAGCATGATCAATCACCACGCGCTGGTACTCTTGCGTGCCATGGAAAATCGCGTAGTCGTCGTAAGCATTCGCACCACTTGGAAGGTTCGTCCCGAATTGCCAAAAGCTATCGTACGTAATGTCGCTGTCCGGGATGGTTTGTTGCCACTCCTGCAGCACCGCCGTGCGGTTTGAGGTTGTGCTCTCGACACCGTATTCCTCCAGAACGATGGGCTTGCCATACTTGAGTGCCAGTGCTGCATGGTCACGAATCCATTGGTTGCCCCAAGGGTACGTGTAACTCCAACCAATGGGGTATATATGTACCGTCCCGTAGTCAAGTGTGGGGATCTTCAGATTGGCTTCGAAATCAATACCTTCGGAGCGAGAGTACGCGTAGCCGAGACTGGTGTCGTCCGAGCAGAGCCAGCCTTCATCACCCAACGATACACGATGGTTTGGGTCCAGCGAGTTGATGAAACCGGATATTTCTGTGGCCCAGCTAGTGATCACACCGCTTTTGCAGTTCTGACACTGGAGCCTCGTTGTAGAGCTGCTAGGAAAAGATAGTTTGGGAGTCCTTGTATCGATTGACGATGAAAGTGACATAGTCTTTGTAGGCTTGCTGGGCCTCTGCATGGTTCCATCCAAAGTAAGTACGGTAGGTCTTAATGCCGCCCCGGTCATCCCAATTATTCAACATCGGCAGTACCAGCTGAATGCTGTGCTTCTCCGCGGTAGCGACGGCGGCGTAGAGGCGCGCAATGCCACTGGCCCCAGTGTTGATAGTTATGGTCTTCTTGGCCGTATCGAGGAACTGAAAGTACACAGGCTGATCGGTAACACTGTTGATGTTCCCAAATGCCCAGACACGTCTGACTTTCAATCCACTGTCGGCAATCTGAGGCATGGCTTGCTCGACATCGTCGTCTGACGTGAGGTGGCTCACCCATCAGGTGTTGGGTGCAGCGAAGTGTTGATTCTTTCCATCAATGTTGAATACTGGTGCTCCCGTCTGCCTTGGCCGGCCCTTGCCAGGCGACACCGCGGCAAGGGCAACCAGACTGAGTAGAGTGAACACTCTCATGTCTATTGTAGATGTAGGATGCGTCTACACGAGACTTGTAATCGGTAGGATGAACGAGTTGACCTGTAGTGAGCTGGGGCCGGCTATCCACTGTAATATATGTATTTATCTATACGTCGGTCCTACAGGACAACGCTGGCTGCATCCAACTTGAGAACAAGGTACTGACACAAGCCCCGGAGACAAGGTCTGGTAAATTCGTCACAGAGGTCCGAAACGGAGGTGGTGATTTCAATGCATATCATCGTGGGGGTAATTGAGAGGATCGAGTCGAGTCTTGGGACCCGTTGGTCATTCTAGTCCAAGTGGGTTCCCTGACAATGGCGCTGTCACAGAACTGATTGGAAGGGGACGCTAAGCTCCGAGCAAGTCTCTTCTGCCTAAAGCAAACATTACTGTGTATAGAAGTGCTCATTACATGGCTGATACCTGCTGGTCTGCCTCTCCACATTCGATGCCGTGTGCCGCGTAGAACAAGGTCGATCACCCTCCTGCGGAGAAGGTGGAGTGCCGCTCGCTTGGAGTTCAAAGCTTGTCCCGTCCCCGCATCTAACTAACTCATTCTAGCTCGGTTGAACTTGTTCCGTCTCTGCATTTACCCAACTCATTCAGACTCGGTTACACTTGTTCCGCCCCCGCATCAAACTAACTCATTCTGACTCGGTTGAACTTGTTCCGTCTCTGCATTTACCTAACTCATTTTTGGCTTTGTGGGCAAGTCCTAGCGTCACGCCCCGCGTCGCTTGCAACCAACGAACTTTTTTCCCCATATAACCCTCCCCAGAGCTCTGGCAAGGTCTTCCGCATTAGCGAGAAACCATTCTAATCTAACTAAGTTCATACATAGGcgttaaatagctatatatctaatatttataattaaacataataattcttttaagGCCTTGTGGGTACTTTCCCGTTTTACTACTAACTCCTGGCGCTTTAAGAGTTCTATCtctttattaagctttactAATTTAGAATAatcctagctatatttcTTGCCAAGATTTAGGTATTTGACACCTAAGGAGAAAATTGCGAGAAGGCATATTCACGGAATATATTAGAACTGATGGGATTAGCGAAGGGAAAGGTGTCACATTGTATAACTAAGGCCGCTCTGACACACGGGTTGTatgaccaagaaggatcCAAATTTGGATGAAACAAGTCGTTAGGAACACTTCATCATCGCTGACGAATACGAGCAGATCCAAGGAAGGATAACTAACTTCAGTCTCTCATTTAGTTAAATCGAGAGCTTCAACGCACAGTCAAAATCCCTCGTCAAATATGGCACATAATATATATCGTGTCTTTGATTTCTTACAACTACGCTCTTGAGAGCTGGACGACCTTTCCCAAACAACATCACATATACAGTGAGCCAATCCTCTCTATCTCTCCATCCTCCAGTAACATATGCAATGAGAATCCTACGTGATGAAGCAATATTGCGGGAGTATGGGAGGTGATATGTTGTTGaaaagtctaagttacatGTCCCTGAGGGAAGCACAGCTCCTTACAtagtatccacatcccagccatcaCAGATCGGACATTCTTAGTCATATGGTCTCAACACTACGTCCTCTACGCATGACTCAAGCAGCGTCACTATTGGCGGCAGCGTCCTTGAAATCCTCAAGAAATCTCCATCGGCCAGCCTCCTTCCAGCCCTTTTCCTTCCAGTCATTTGCGCTCTTAGGAAAGAAATCAATCACGTTCAAAAGGCTCCCGTCATGTGCAAGAACAACGAACACGTCCTCGCTTGCGTCAAAGGCAGTCATCTTATCGATGGTTGCCTCTGCTTCCGCAACATCCCGGCCTTGAGCCTCGGACAAATCCCTGTAGTACGGCACTGTGCGGCTGCGCTTTGGATGGATTGCCTCGAGGAGAGCACCGGGACAGATGCTGCCTGGTGAGTATGGCGGGACGGAGAACGGCGAAGGTGAAACTTGGTCTGGTAGAGGCAGGTATTTGCTAGGCCTTAGACTGCCGCAATGATGACAACTATCGCCACCCATGAAGATGAATGATGACGGAGTAGTACGTGCCAAGGCACACATGTGCCCAACGGCATGCTAGGAGTTTTCGTTAGTCACTTGGCcaattcttataatagctgAGGGCATGCTTACGCCTGGGGAATCCAGCAAGTAGAAACTGTCGTCGCCGAAAAAGTCTACGGCGCGGAAGTCACCAATTTGAATTCCATTGGTGAAGTCAATTTCCCAGAGTTGACGTCCTCTGGGTTCATGTGTTAGGGACCGACACAGCAGTCCAAGAGCtaaggagggggagggacgTGAACATACTCGTAGTCGCTCTCAAGTATTAACCCGTAAGGGTTAGTAGGATACGCTGGTAGGAAGGCGTCCCTGAAGCCAGGGCCAACAACGAGCTCCGTGCTGGATGGGAAAGTTGAAGGATCGCCGGTATGATCAGTATGCCAGTGGCTGAATACATCATGATAACGTTAGTGACCATTTCATACCATAGTTACTTTTTCCTTACCTCCAAATGATACTGTCGATCTCGTTCAGCGCTACCCCGCCATCCTCTTGAAGGATCTGAGCCACGTCCTTCTCAGAGTGCATGGTCAAAGAGGCCATGCCTTGGCGAATGACTGGCGGAAAGGACTCGGTGTCCTTTCGCAGGCCTAAGTCAAAGAGAACCTTCTCCCCGGAAGGGTGTTTGACAAGGAATACAAACGAAGGGCATTCCAAGTTCTCATGACCGGGCAGAGGGTTCTTCACGAAGAAACCCAGGGGCATGCGGACAAAGGTCGTACTATTGATGACAGATACCTCAACGACATGTTGAGAAGGGGGGATCTCGACTTTATTGGCCATTGCGACGAGCTGAAATTGGCTGTCTTGAGTGACGATATGGTAAAAGGTTAGGAAGGTTTGCTTAGCAGGAACTCGAAAGTAGTAGTGTGAAGGTGATAGCGACAATTTCTTtcataccttatttatacttgCCATTGACTTGAGAGCTGGAGCGCAAAAACCCATTATCCAAACGCTATTCGCAACTACAATCCCTTGCTGGTTGACGGCGGGACGTTCGAGTTGGACGTGCGCTTTCGGATTTAGGCTCTAGCCAGCTCAGGTAAGATTGCGGACTTGCAAATGCCGAGCCAATTAAGTTGCCTGTTTCCCGAGCTGGCCTTTGAAGCGGTAATGGCTTATTAAGACCGAGCCAATCAAATTGCCTGTTTTCCGAGCGGGCCTTTGAAGCGTTCACTAATACCGAGCCAATCAAGATACCTATTTTCCGAGCGAGCTAGATCATTTCCGGAACTCATCTCTTGGGCAGAGCGCTTTCCTGTCGCCCTCTCCTTTGCCGTTTccccatcgtcgtcgactcgTCGCATATCCACCTTCTACAACTCCGCAATTGCGAAAGGGGTCTCACAATCATGGATAGGCTCTCTATCGGGCTTGACAATCATCCGACAACCCGAAGAGGCACGAGAATCCAGCGCGTCAAAACGGGGTGCGGCACTTGCCAGTAAGTTTCAGGCATACCTTGTCAAATCCTTTCCATACTGGGATGTGCTGACTCTGCTGGTAACATGTCCCGCCGAGTCAAGTGTGACGAACAGCGACCGGCTTGTCGGCGCTGTACTTCTGCACGCCGCGAGTGCAAAGGATACGGCATCGGGGGAAGCGAGAGGCTCCCAGGCCGCCCCACGGCCCAATGTCTCGATTTACACCGTCTCGGGGGCTGGGGGCCTGTAGGCAGCCTCACCGCAGGAGATCGACGGGTCCTTGAGTGGTTCATGCTTGCCAACATCCAAGGGGCTTTTCCCTTTCCATTCTGGGAAAGTCTGATTCCGCAGGCATGCCACAATGAGCCCGCTATTCTCAGTTGTGTCTTGGCTCTGGGCTCTATCCACAGAAGAGCATGCATCGACAAGGCGGCCTCAGACTCTCAGAGTGAGGTTGAGAAACTCGAGGCAGCTACCCTACGACATTATAACATGGCCATCAACTTGCTGAATGGGCCACGGCTGGAAGACTCACAGTCCGCTGGAAGCAGGGCATCGACCCGAGTGACGCTCACCGCGTGCCTGACGTTTGTTATTATCGAATACCTCCAAAAGCGCCCGGCGCAAGGCCTGCTACACCTCCAACATGGGCTTCAGATTCTCGGGAACCATCAGTCCAAGAACATGTGGCAGACTTCCAACGACCCTGCGGACGATTGGCTTGCAGAAGCTTTTAATCGACTAGACGTACAATCCGAGCTGTTCCTCAACTTCACAACAGACAACCAGCCTTTCAGGGATAAGCAGGTAATAAAAGATCGTCTCTGTCCGCTGAGATCGCTACATGAGGCGAGACAGAAACTCGATTCCCTTATATCAGAAGCGTGTCGACTACAACACCGAGGCCGTGCGGTCGAATCCTCACCCGATGTCAGACAATTATTCCGCGCTCTCATCATTCAACAACGGCTTCAGGGTGACCTCAACTCTTGGCTGGAAGGTTACCGAGCTTGGCAAAAAAGGTCACCGCAGACCTCACATCAACCGCCGCCTTCGACCAAGGAGCAGGTTGCCCCGCAGTTACTCTTGATCTACCACACAATGGCGAGCATTATGACGGCGACGGCTTTATACTCTGGGGATGAGTTGGCCTTTGATCGGCATGTCCTACAGTTCGCTTCAATCATCGATTCGTCGAAGAAGGCTCTTCAGGTGTTCAAACCTGTGCTTTCCAGCGGCGGATCATCATATGGCCACTGTACTAAATATTACACCTTCACCAGCGACTTGGGTCTTGTTCCAGTGTTGTACTACACAGCCCTTAAATGCCGCGACCGGCGGATAAGGAGAGACGCTTTGTCGATGCTTGCAACAGACACTCGCCAAGAAGGCATTTGGGAGGGGTCGACAGCAGCTCTCATCGCTGCTGAAGTTATTCAACTTGAGCAAGCCCCGTGTCTCGACCAGGGTGCATCCCACCATCAAGTGACGATGGGTGAACTTCGCACCAGTATTCTATCTAGCTCAGCCTGTCCTACTCTATGGAGGGTATCTGATGTTCAGGTTGAGCTACCTCACAGCCCTGAAATAAAACTAGGGTTCGCTTGTAGGCGAAAATTAGCAGATGGCACTTGGACGGTTGTGAAACGGAGATATAATGGGATTTATTGGTATTGAGTTGGAACAGTTTGCTTTTACAGAGGAAGCGTTTCTCTATAAGCCGTAGTCCAACATAAACGTGTGAGGTTCTACTTGACAAGTCACATGTACACTCAGATAAATATTGTCACTCAGGGGCAGAATGTTTTCTGCTTCCAGAGCGACCTCTTCGTCAATACACGCCATGCATGCTATCAATTCCCTGGTTTCGTAACCCACGTGGGATTCCCAGGTTATCGTGGATTTGGGCTTAGGCCACGGTGACATCGTTCCCTGTGGGCACTAAACTCTGGCGCCTGGCGGAATTTACGTATTCTAGTTTAGAGTTCTGCGGAGTTCGAGGCTCCGCCAATTCTGGTTAGTACTGACCCATGGCTCAGTCAAAGTCCGCGCGTCCAGACATGCAAACATTACAGTCAATCTCTGCACGTGTGCTC includes:
- a CDS encoding MFS domain-containing protein; protein product: MEKEDDRVQTVDRVPDPAAADVAASKTAKVQNVAYSDAIAKDNLSPRASSVCKLYAIIALVTLNNCGNGFDGTIMSSVNAMHSFHEFFGTEMQGASIGAVFALYSVGNILGCLVAAPASDFFGRRYGMVAGSIFVIIGVVIQAAAQNVGAFMAGRLFLGFGSTIAVTAAPIYLVEMSYPSWRGTLTGLYNVCGWYIGSLASTWTAYGTGRLTSNWSWRIPIMIQVVPAAIILCGVWFIPESPRWLMGHGKEEQARAVLIKYHGDSNPESAVVKLELEEMRASIEYQAEIDASQKWWDYRMLLDNKENLRRMYLLFLVAIFSQFIGGSVITYYMPVILENVGITSSSQQLLLNGVNVIFGFFSGMAGSFSVEKFGRRRLFLWGTFLTGLVYIPINVIAAKSHGHVDTSTGYAFIAMIFLYGIFWSFCWTPLQSLYPSEVLRNDIRAKGMAASGFFSGVSGFINTYATPIALQKIGWKTYTIFLILHFVEWVLMYFAIVETKGRSLEEIDEIFKSANPVKTSKQKHEVYIKDGTGVTADLGAKEA
- a CDS encoding Mannan endo-1,4-beta-mannosidase, translating into MPQIADSGLKVRRVWAFGNINSVTDQPVYFQFLDTAKKTITINTGASGIARLYAAVATAEKHSIQLVLPMLNNWDDRGGIKTYRTYFGWNHAEAQQAYKDYVTFICQNCKSGVITSWATEISGFINSLDPNHRVSLGDEGWLCSDDTSLGYAYSRSEGIDFEANLKIPTLDYGTVHIYPIGWSYTYPWGNQWIRDHAALALKYGKPIVLEEYGVESTTSNRTAVLQEWQQTIPDSDITYDSFWQFGTNLPSGANAYDDYAIFHGTQEYQRVVIDHAQAMSTRAVSSAGRRRPSSRHPN